A genome region from Engraulis encrasicolus isolate BLACKSEA-1 chromosome 6, IST_EnEncr_1.0, whole genome shotgun sequence includes the following:
- the LOC134450242 gene encoding claudin-7-A-like: protein MANGFAQVLGCLLAAAGLGCLIAATCMNEWTWKTVGEAKFQRTTAGLWMSCDWSSPYVVTCNIFDSIIHQDTQIQVTRGVMLLSIALSSIGLLAAILGMEATLCLSGAGKSKVAFAGGLLLSISGLCALVVVSWYGHSVITTFYSTEQDRSSPGKCLFWGWGGALLTLIGGLFLASCSLSKSNSTSIRKPSSSSSHGQTALQPCKDFV from the exons ATGGCCAATGGATTTGCGCAGGTGCTCGGCTGCCTGTTGGCGGCTGCTGGACTCGGCTGCCTGATTGCCGCAACTTGCATGAACGAATGGACCTGGAAGACTGTTGGTGAGGCCAAGTTCCAGAGGACCACCGCCGGGCTGTGGATGAGCTGTGACTGGTCAAGCCCCTACGTCGTCACCTGCAACATCTTCGATTCAATCATCCATCAAGACA CACAAATCCAGGTGACCCGCGGTGTGATGCTGCTGAGCATCGCTCTGTCGTCGATCGGCctgctggcggccatcttgggaaTGGAGGCCACGCTGTGCCTGAGTGGGGCGGGGAAGAGCAAGGTGGCCTTTGCTGGCGGACTACTGCTCAGCATCTCAG ggcTGTGTGCTTTGGTTGTTGTGTCTTGGTATGGCCACAGCGTCATCACGACATTCTACAGCACAGAGCAGGACAG GTCGTCCCCGGGGAAGTGCCTGTTTTGGGGCTGGGGAGGAGCCCTGCTGACCCTCATCGGAGGGCTCTTCCTGGCATCCTGCAGCCTCTCCAAGTCCAACTCCACCTCCATCAGGAAACCCTCCTCATCGTCCTCCCATGGCCAGACAGCACTACAGCCCTGCAAGGACTTTGTGTAG
- the LOC134450241 gene encoding claudin-7, producing MANSCAQVFGCILACFGLTCLIVGTCVNEWKTYSHSVEGLFKSFTINMGLWMECTVPSTSKQECSEFDLLEVPADIQVTRAIMIVSIVLSMLGLVVTVLGMKCTLCLDTDDALKGKVAFTGGMLLICSGVCALGIVSWYANDVVTSFHHDSGNEVKYTLGKCLFLGWGGALLSIIGGAFLACCSLSKSFSRRAYISTPMQLVTGKEYV from the exons ATGGCTAATTCATGTGCCCAGGTCTTCGGCTGCATCCTGGCGTGTTTTGGTCTGACCTGTTTGATCGTGGGGACGTGTGTGAACGAGTGGAAGACGTACAG ccACAGCGTGGAGGGTCTGTTCAAATCTTTCACCATCAACATGGGCCTCTGGATGGAGTGCACTGTGCCCAGCACCAGCAAGCAAGAGTGCAGCGAGTTCGACTTGCTCGAGGTTCCAG cgGACATCCAGGTGACGAGGGCCATCATGATTGTCAGCATCGTGCTGTCCATGCTCGGCCTTGTGGTGACCGTCTTGGGCATGAAGTGCACCCTGTGCCTAGATACCGACGATGCGCTGAAGGGAAAAGTGGCCTTCACAGGGGGGATGCTCTTAATCTGCTCAG gtgtgtgtgccttGGGCATAGTCTCCTGGTACGCCAACGATGTGGTAACGTCTTTCCACCACGACAGCGGAAATGAAGTCAA GTACACCCTGGGCAAGTGCCTCTTCCTGGGCTGGGGCGGTGCACTGCTGTCCATCATCGGAGGAGCGTTTCTGGCCTGCTGCAGCCTGTCCAAGTCATTCTCCCGCAGAGCCTACATCTCCACCCCCATGCAGCTGGTTACGGGGAAGGAGTACGTCTAG